The genomic region GCCAGTCGCAGCGTTCGAGTTCCGTCTGGATGCACTGGAATAGGTACGGCCGCGAATCGTAGCGAGCGCTCGGTTCGCTTTGCGTTGCCCCTCTGCTCTACCTGTCGCTTGGATACACGTACTCCACGTCGCTTGGTCTCCCCTCTTCTTCGTCGGTCTCGATGACGATAGTTGAGGAGAGTTTGTTGAACAGCCGTACCCCGTCTTCTTCGTAGGCCAGCCAGCCAACGAGAATATCTATTGGAAGCAGGAACGCCTTCCCAAAGCTCTCGATGGCTGCCGTACCGTAGTCGATGTCGTCGCCGCGTTCGTCCGTGACAGCGATGTTCAGCACCATCTTCCCGACCGACTGGCCCTGTCGGCCTTCGAGGGCCGTCCAGTACACGAACAGGCCGAGTCCGTTCAGGCCGGTGACTGGGGTTGTAACCGACAGACTGCCGGTCAGGAGCGAGAACACACCAGCCGCCTCGCCAAGTGCGGAGAGGACGACACCGACGAGCAGGATGTCGAGGAGCCACGCTAGAAAGCGGTCATCCCAGGATGCGATATGCAGTGTGCGGCGGGTGTCGGCCATGTCGCCGGTTCGCTGCAACTGTACTTCAAGATTCGCTAGCTACAGGTCCGCACCAACGGCGTCCTCGACTGAGTCGAAGCCGTCCTCCGTGAGCAAGTCAAGCAGTCCCGAATTGATCTCGTGGGCGATGGACGGACCGCGGTAGACTAGGCCGGTGTACAGCTGGACGAGCGAGGCCCCGGCGCGGATCTTCCGGTATGCGCCCTCCGCTGTCGAGACGCCGCCGACGCCGACAACGGGCACGTCGACGCGTTCGGCGACGAACCGCACCATCTCGGTCGCCTCGTTCTCGATTGGTTTCCCTGAGAGGCCGCCTGTCTCGACCGCGTTCGGCGAGCGCAGGCTGGCGGGCCGTTCCGTCGTGGTATTCGTTGCAACGACGCCATCTAGGTCCAGCTCGGTCACTATATCCAGCGCGTCCTCGACTGCCGGTTCGGGGAGGTCCGGCGAGAGCTTCACGAGCAGTGGGGCCGCGCCTGCGTCCTGTAGCTCGCCTAGGATGGCTTCCATTGCGTCACGGTTCTGGAGTTCCTCGAACCCCTCGGAGTTGGGGCAGGAAACGTTGATGACGAAGAAGTCACCGCCTTCCGCGACGTGTTCGTACGTGGTCCGGTAGTCGTCT from Haloarcula sp. H-GB4 harbors:
- a CDS encoding quinone-dependent dihydroorotate dehydrogenase is translated as MRPYDIAKPLLFSLPAETANQSVHRLLEAVDGTRVADMMADRYTVADDRLAVEAFGHTFDNPVGIAAGFDKNATIPETLASLGFGFAEVGGVTAKPQAGNARPRMFRLREDEAIINRMGLNNDGAIVIGERLKNIDAPFPVGVNIAKTEHVGTDEAPDDYRTTYEHVAEGGDFFVINVSCPNSEGFEELQNRDAMEAILGELQDAGAAPLLVKLSPDLPEPAVEDALDIVTELDLDGVVATNTTTERPASLRSPNAVETGGLSGKPIENEATEMVRFVAERVDVPVVGVGGVSTAEGAYRKIRAGASLVQLYTGLVYRGPSIAHEINSGLLDLLTEDGFDSVEDAVGADL
- a CDS encoding RDD family protein is translated as MADTRRTLHIASWDDRFLAWLLDILLVGVVLSALGEAAGVFSLLTGSLSVTTPVTGLNGLGLFVYWTALEGRQGQSVGKMVLNIAVTDERGDDIDYGTAAIESFGKAFLLPIDILVGWLAYEEDGVRLFNKLSSTIVIETDEEEGRPSDVEYVYPSDR